From Paenibacillus sp. PL2-23:
GGCGTTATACAGGACCAGATACTTTTCATCGATTAGCATGAAGCCGCCCTCCTATTCCGGGAGTTGACAAAAAGGGGAAATAATTAATCCAGATTATACTCTTTTTCTTCCTTTTTTGCGAGCGCATAATGAGGTCAGGGGAACAACACGGGAGATGATAAAGATGCTGTTACAGGAGTTTGTACACCACCACAAATGGAAGGAACACGAAGCGAAGTGGCAAGCCAGAGATAAGCGCGGAGAGTTTGCAGAGGGCGATCAGTCAGCAGCTATCCCATCTTCGCCAGCTAGACGATTAGCTACGCACTCCAAGTCATGGCTCCATAAAGCGGTTAATTCACATATCAGGAGATGAAAAGCATGTATAAAGCGATAGAAATCATACCAATGACCGAGCTTACGGAGCAGCAAGTACAAGACCTGTCTACACTGCTCATCGATGTCGTCCAGGACGGAGCCTCTATCGGCTTCCTGCCACCGCTTTCGTTGGAGGAGGCCATCCCATATTGGCAGCATGTGCTGGAGGCCGGCACACTGCTATGGACAGCTTATGTTGACGGCAAGCTAGCCGGAACGATACAGCTTCAGCTCGCCTCGAAGCGAAATGCCTTGCATCGCGCCGAAATCGCGAAGCTTATGGTTCACCCTGATTTCAGGCGATTAGGTATTGCCAGAAGGCTCATGCAAGCCGCTCATGAACGCGCTGAGATGGAGCGACGAACATTGATCGTGCTGGATACAAGAGCTGGGGATCCATCTAACTTGCTTTATGTAGCATTGGGGTACAAGGAGGCTGGAAGAATACCGCGATTCGCCATGTCAGCGTCTGGTGAGCTGGAAACAACCATCATCTATTACAAAGAATCGCATAATAAAGGGGTATAAATGGTGCGATGCCGCTCATCCTAACATAGCTGGAGGTGATGAGCATGGCAGGCAGAAAGAATAAGCTCGACAATACAGGACCAGCATCCACCCCTTCGCGCCTCGATCAATTCGGCGAGAAGCTGGCGGATGACACGCAAGCCTCTCCGAAGCAGGTCCGTACAAGCGAGAAGCCGGCTAACTAAGCCAGCAAGGCGGTGCATGATACCAACAAGAAG
This genomic window contains:
- a CDS encoding GNAT family N-acetyltransferase yields the protein MYKAIEIIPMTELTEQQVQDLSTLLIDVVQDGASIGFLPPLSLEEAIPYWQHVLEAGTLLWTAYVDGKLAGTIQLQLASKRNALHRAEIAKLMVHPDFRRLGIARRLMQAAHERAEMERRTLIVLDTRAGDPSNLLYVALGYKEAGRIPRFAMSASGELETTIIYYKESHNKGV